In Osmerus mordax isolate fOsmMor3 chromosome 23, fOsmMor3.pri, whole genome shotgun sequence, one DNA window encodes the following:
- the plod3 gene encoding multifunctional procollagen lysine hydroxylase and glycosyltransferase LH3 — MESRWHAVMLVILLGCFHTTVNAEQQTLSPENLLVITAATEETDGFNRFMRTAREFNYTVKVLGLGEEWKGGDVAHTVGGGQKVRWLKNELLKHAHNKDLIILFVDSYDVLLASGPEDLLWKFSRMRHRVVFSAEGFCWPDQRLAPKYPPVHTGKRYLNSGGFMGYAPELVEIVQQWKHKDNDDDQLFYTKIYLDKAQRTKFNMTLDHRSRIFQNLNGALEEVVLKFEKARVRARNVAYDTLPVVIHGNGPTKLQLNYLGNYVPMAWTHETGCGICDDDLLYLNDLTDEEMPLVFVSVFIEQPTPFLEEFLERLTTFNYPTSRMKLFIHNNVVHHEKHIQRFWERHRSEFPGARLVGPEENLQQAQARTMAVEACKKDVECDYYFSIDADVAVVNPDILRILIEENKPVIAPMLSRHGKLWSNFWGALSPEGFYSRSEDYIDIVQGKRVGLWNVPYITQVYLIQGSVLRGRLLQASLYSQDGMDPDMVFCRTIRDQGVFMFVSNRDEFGRLVSSANYNISRLHPDMWQIFDNPVDWKEKYIHESYSKIFEEEGGMVEQPCPDVYWFPAFSERMCDDLVETMEDNGGWSGGKHTDERLAGGYENVPTVDIHMNQIQFEKEWLKFLKEYIVPVTEKLYPGYYPKAQAVMNFVVRYRPDEQPSLRPHHDSSTFTINIALNSKGLDYQGGGCRFLRYDCKVEAPRKGWSFMHPGRLTHYHEGLPTTQGTRYIMVSFVDP; from the exons ATGGAGTCACGGTGGCACGCGGTGATGTTAGTGATCCTTCTCGGTTGCTTCCACACCACCGTCAACGCGGAGCAGCAAACCCTGTCCCCCG agaaccTGTTGGTGATCACTGCTGCTACAGAGGAGACAGATGGCTTCAACAGGTTCATGAGGACGGCCAGGGAGTTCAACTATACTGTCAAG gtgctgggcctgggggaggagtggaaggggggcgATGTGGCCCACAcggtggggggagggcagaaGGTGCGCTGGCTGAAGAACGAGCTGCTGAAACACGCCCACAACAAGGACCTCATCATCCTCTTTGTagacag ctACGACGTGCTGCTGGCCAGCGGGCCGGAGGATCTGCTGTGGAAGTTCTCCAGGATGAGACACCGTGTGGTGTTCTCTGCCGAGGGCTTCTGCTGGCCCGACCAGCGCCTGGCACCCAAATACCCCCCCGTACACACCGGCAAACGCTACCTCAACTCTGGAG ggttCATGGGCTACGCTCCTGAGTTGGTAGAGATCGTGCAGCAGTGGAAACATAAAGACAACGATGACGACCAGCTGTTCTACACCAAGATCTACCTGGACAAGGCCCAGCGG ACAAAGTTTAACATGACTCTGGACCACCGATCAAGAATCTTCCAGAACCTCAATGGAGCCCTGG AGGAGGTGGTGCTGAAGTTTGAGAAGGCCCGTGTGCGTGCGCGGAATGTGGCCTATGACACACTTCCTGTGGTCATCCATGGCAATGGCCCCACTAAG CTCCAGCTGAATTACCTAGGCAACTACGTTCCCATGGCGTGGACTCATGAGACAGGATGTGGCATCTGTGACGACGACCTCCTGTACCTCAACGACCTCACT gatgaggaGATGCccctggtgtttgtgtctgtgttcataGAACAGCCCACGCCCTTCCTGGAGGAGTTCCTGGAGAGACTGACCACCTTCAACTACCCCACCAGCCGCATGAAGCTCTTCATACACAACAAC GTGGTGCACCATGAGAAGCACATCCAGCGCTTTTGGGAGCGTCACCGTTCTGAGTTCCCCGGGGCGCGGCTGGTGGGCCCAGAGGAGAACTTGCAGCAGGCCCAGGCCAGGACCATGGCTGT ggaggccTGTAAGAAGGACGTAGAGTGTGATTACTACTTCAGCATCGATGCGGACGTAGCTGTGGTGAACCCAGACATCCTGCGCATCCTCATAGAGGAGAACAA GCCCGTCATCGCCCCCATGCTCTCCAGACACGGGAAGCTGTGGTCCAACTTCTGGGGCGCTCTGAGTCCAGAGGGCTTCTACTCCCGCTCTGAAGACTACATCGACATCGTACAGGGCAAGAgagt ggggCTGTGGAACGTCCCCTACATCACCCAGGTGTACCTGATCCAGGGCTCAGTGCTGCGGGGCCGTCTGCTGCAGGCCAGCCTCTACAGCCAGGACGGCATGGACCCAGACATGGTGTTCTGCAGAACAATACGAgaccag gGGGTGTTCATGTTCGTGTCTAACAGGGATGAGTTTGGACGCCTCGTCTCCTCGGCCAACTATAACATCAGCAGACTACACCCGGACATGTGGCAGATATTTGACAACCCAGTg GACTGGAAGGAGAAGTACATCCATGAGAGCTACTCCAAGATCTTTGAAGAGGAAGGAGGCATGGTGGAACAG ccctgtccTGATGTGTACTGGTTCCCGGCGTTCTCTGAGAGGATGTGTGATGACCTGGTGGAGACCATGGAGGACAATGGAGGCTGGTCTGGAGGGAAACAcacg gatgagcGCTTAGCGGGGGGCTATGAGAACGTGCCGACTGTAGACATCCACATGAACCAGATCCAGTTTGAGAAGGAGTGGCTCAAGTTCCTCAAGGAGTACATCGTCCCCGTCACAGAGAAACTGTATCCTGGATACTACcctaag gcccAGGCGGTGATGAACTTCGTGGTGAGGTACAGACCAGATGAGCAGCCCTCTCTCAGACCTCATCAtgactcctccaccttcaccaTCAACATCGCCCTCAACAGCAAGGGGCTGGACTAccag ggcggAGGGTGCAGGTTCCTGAGGTACGACTGCAAGGTGGAAGCTCCTCGTAAAGGCTGGTCCTTCATGCATCCTGGCCGGCTCACGCACTACCACGAAGGGTTGCCCACTACCCAGGGAACCAGATACATCATGGTCTCCTTCGTAGacccctag
- the asgr1a gene encoding asialoglycoprotein receptor 1: MKELSAGEERTDVMETDYHDDYNPSNSRDDTAFWTKEEAPRLGVLQPSSPPRWRMWVLPSVCAVLLLALIISVSVSNMKTGRRVTSVEKTVGNLTSAVQSLHTSLHLSQTAADETQKEIGRLEVSMATGQVKLESVLESVKTLDEVVNLRHKVDGLKCSIDRFLRNDSSVECCPLDWILFSSRCYLLSHDALGWNQARDWCVAHQSQLAVLKTRDEWRFLGQRAHPQYYWIGLTDERTGTWEWVDGTPYTMDRSHWLPNQPDNWVSPERGLTGTEDCAHLHTNGRLNDNHCTRLLRYVCQGHLLVPST; encoded by the exons ATGAAGGAGCTTTCAGCAGGTGAAGAGAGGACAGATGTCATGGAGACGGATTACCATGACGACTACAACCCCTCCAACAGCAGAGACGACACAGCCTTCTGGACcaaag aggaagcTCCCAGGTTAGGAGTGCTGCAGCCCTCTAGCCCCCCCCGGTGGAGGATGTGGGTCCTGCCGTCTGTCTGTGCTGTTCTCCTATTGGCTCTCatcatctctgtgtctgtcagca acatgaAGACAGGTAGGAGGGTTACCTCTGTGGAGAAGACAGTAGGCAACCTGACATCAGCTGTCCAGAGTCTACACACCTCTCTACACCTGTCTcagactgcag CTGATGAAACTCAGAAGGAGATTGGACGGCTTgaggtttccatggcaacaggaCAAGTCAAGCTGGAGTCAG tgttggAGTCAGTGAAGACTTTGGACGAGGTGGTGAATCTCCGTCACAAAGTGGACGGGCTGAAGTGTTCCATCGACAGATTCCTGCGGAacg actcctCGGTGGAGTGCTGTCCCCTGGACTGGATCCTGTTCTCCTCCAGGTGTTACCTGCTTTCCCATGATGCACTGGGCTGGAACCAGGCGCGGGACTGGTGTGTGGCCCACCAATCACAGCTCGCCGTACTGAAGACCCGGGACGagtgg aggttcCTGGGCCAGAGGGCCCACCCCCAGTACTACTGGATCGGGCTGACAGATGAGCGCACTGGAACCTGGGAGTGGGTGGACGGGACCCCCTACACCATGGACCGCag tcactgGCTCCCTAACCAGCCTGATAACTGGGTTAGCCCTGAGCGAGGCCTGACGGGGACGGAGGACTGTGCCCACCTGCACACCAACGGACGCCTCAACGACAACCACTGCACCAGGCTGCTGAGATACGTCTGCCAGGGGCACCTTCTGGTCCCTAGCACCTAG